From the genome of Bacteroidia bacterium:
CATCTTCCAATTCCCATTCAGAAAAGAAGGTAATCTTGTTATTGAACTTATGTCCTAAAAATAGAATTACCCGTTCTAAGTTTGCTGTCCCTTTTCCAAGTTTTAAGTCATAAGAGGCATGTGCTTGTCCATAACTTGATACAAATGTTTTATTGGCTGATCGAGTTAATCCGGCATTAAGACTATCTTCATAGGTGATGATTTGGGCATTACCGGAAAGCGAGAAAAGGGCAATAATGGCTAAGGCTGGAAGTAAACGTTGGGTAAAGAAGTTCATTGACATACAATTTTCGGCTGCAAAGAAAGTGCTTATTTAGAATTAATTTAAATAAAAATAAGCAATACCAACTTTGAGGTAGGATACCAGGAGGATGCTTGGATATTCAGAAACCAAAGACTCTATAAAAAATGGCCGGGAAAGATGGAATTACGCATATTTAGTTGGTTTCATAAAGGGGAGATAAGGCAGGTAAAAAACCTGAAATTGGGCAATTAATCTTCGAAATTATTAGCCAAAACAGAATTTGGATTGGTAAAACTGCTTGAAAGGAGCTTTTAGTGAAACTCATAATTTTCCTTTTCGATGGTTGGGGTATAGGTTATAAATAAAGCATTGTCATTATTTCTTGCTTCTGATCCCCGGCTTTTTTTGCTTGTTTTCAAATCCAACAAGAAGTTAGCAGATGTATAAAATTTCCCTCTTTGCAGAATAATGATAGATACGTTGAACCTTTGGGGGACGAATGAAAGTTATAGGTAGCGCATCGGGCAACGATAGAGGCAAGTAGCCCACAGGACACCTACGGCGATAGCCTAGGTGGACGAGGACTACAGCCGATAGCGTGACCCGAACGCCCATGCAGGTTGTTTGGAATTTTGCAAAAGATTTTTGGGCGGAGGGGGCCCGCATACCAGTAATTTTAAAAAGAAATAGTCAATTCGTACGGGATGACTTTTTCAACTTGTAGTAAGATTGCTTGTTATTCGACTCTCTATACATATTGGATATCCTTGATATTCAGTTGAATACTCACTTGCCCGTTGTATTCATTTTCTTCAATACAGAAGGCGATATCGAAGGGTTTACCGGTCTGGATTTGAGGTAAATGCTCCCAACCTTTAAAAAAGATACAAGGAAAAACCAATTCCGGATTTTGAGAACTTTGAATGGCCAATTTAAGGTGAGTTTCACCCACAATTCTGGCATGACCGGTATCTAAAACGGACCTGGTAACAAAAACCGGTTGCATATTTCCCGGGCCAAAAGGGCCAATTTGGGTTAAAATTCGAAATAATTTGGGCGTAATTTCTTCCAATTGAATATCCAAATCAATTTCCTGGCTAGGAATAAGCATTTCATCAGTTATGGAAGACCTTACCACCGATTCAAATTTGCTTCGGAAGGCATCGATGTTTTCAATTTTAAGGGTTAAACCAGCAGCATATTTATGTCCTCCAAATTGTTCGAGTAAGTCACTGCATGCCTGAATAGCTTCATGAACATCAAAATCTTTGACACTTCGAGCCGATCCGGTTGCCTTTCCGTTGGATTCGGTAAGAACAATGGTAGGTCGGTAGTATTTTTCAATCAGCCTGGAAGCTACAATTCCAACAACGCCTTTATGCCAATTTTCAGAATACACCACTGTGCTTTTTGAATTCAGAAGAGATTCATCGGTTCTAATTAATTCCAAAGCTTCTTGAGTAATGATGCTATCTAAACTTTTACGTTCAATATTATTGTAATGAATAACCTGATTGAATGATTCAGCCGATAATTCATTGGGTGAGATTAAAAGTTTTACTGCATTACTGCCATGTTCAATTCTTCCGGCGGCATTAATCCTCGGGGCAAGGATGAAAACAACATCGGAAATGGTCAGTTTCTTTTTTATTTTGTTGAATTGTAAAATCGTACGTATTCCTACTCCGGGATTGGTATTTATTTTTTCTAAACCAAAATAGGCAAGTATTCTGTTTTCGCCTACAATAGGCACGATATCGGCTCCAATACTTACAGCAACAAGATCTAGATATTCATAAACTTCCGACAAGGGCAAATGAAGTCTTGTGCACAAAGCCTGGCAAATTTTAAAACCTATTCCACACCCGCAAAGTTCTTTAAAAGGGTAAGGGCAATCGGATTGTTTAGGGTCTAGAACAGCAATAGCATCCGGAATCTGTGATCCGGGTAGGTGGTGGTCGGCAATAATGAAATCTATGCCTTTACTTTTGGCGTATTCTACCTTATCAATTGAACGGATACCACAATCCAATGCGATAATTAAATTGACTTGGTGTTCTTCTGCAACGTCAATTCCTTTAAAAGAAATACCATACCCTTCTGAATACCTGTCAGGGATATAATACTCAATTTTGGATGTTTGTTTGGAGAGAAATTGATAAACTAGGGAAACTGCGGTTGTACCATCTACATCGTAATCTCCATAAATCATAATACGTTGACCTAACTCAAGTGCTTTAATGATTCGATCAACGGCATTTTCCATTCCCTTCATTAAAAAAGGAGAATGAAGTTGGTCCAGGTTGGGTCGGAAAAACTCTCTGGCCTGGTCAAAATCTGAAATACCCCGTTGCAAAAGCAAGGTTGCCGTAATTCTGTCCACACCTAAGCTGTTTCTCAAGGAATCAATTGCCTGAGGCTCAGGATGGAACTTATAAATCCATCTCATGGTTTAAAAATTAATAATCCTGTAAGGTTTCCTCCAGTTGAGATAAGGCTGCTTCCAATTGAGAATCGTTGGGTGCAACACCGTGCCATTTGTGACTTCCCATCATAAAATCCACGCCTTGTCCCATCTCAGTTTTCATCAAAATCAAAATTGGTTTGCCTTTTCCCGTCAATGATTTAGCCAATTGGAGGGTACTTAAAACATCCTCCATTTTATTACCATTCATATCCAATACATCCCAACCAAATGCCTCAAATTTGGCCTTTAAATTTCCCATTGGTAAAACCTTGTCGGTATCACCATCAATTTGCCTTCCATTAACATCAATGGTAGCAATAAGGTTATCAACTTTCTTGGCTGCAGCGTACATAGCAGCTTCCCAAACCTGACCTTCCTGAATTTCACCATCCCCACAAAGTACATATACTAATTTGTTGTCTTGATTTAATTTTTTTGCACTGGCGGCACCACAGGCAACAGATAAACCTTGTCCGAGAGAACCACTTGCGATTCGAACACCCGGTAAATGCTCATGGGTTGTAGGATGACCTTGCAACCGGGTATTCAGTTTTCTAAAAGTAGCAAGTTCGCTCACGGGGAAGTAACCGCTTCTTGCCAAAACACTGTACCAAACCGGTGAAATATGGCCATTAGAAAGAAAGAATACATCTTGATCTTTTCCATTCATATCAAAATCCTTTGGATTATGGTTCATCACTTCAAAATACAGAGCGACTAAAAAATCTGTACAACCGAGAGAACCGCCCGGGTGACCGGAATTTACAGCATGAACCATTCGTAAGATGTCGCGACGGACTTGAGAACTGATTTTTGTAAGTTTTTCTATATCGGCCATGGAGGGTTATTTTTTGCAAAGATATTTTAGGCGAAAATGTCAAACCAGTTGACTTTTGGAAAGTTATTAAGATAGTTTGAGCAAGGGAAATTGAAAAATTACCTGAATTCTTAAAATAGCTAAAGGGAAAAGAGAAGTTGCAATTATTCTAACTTTCCATCTTACTAAGTAAAAACCCCTGGATTCGAAAATTCTGCAAATACAATTTCTTTATTAGGAATTAATTACCTCATTTGCATTTTTATAAGCTTGAGTAAAAAGATTAAATGGCAATATACAAGTTCCGTTATAGTCTTATTCCTTAAGTCCGCTGCCTCCATCAATCCCTCCATTCACCGGATTAACCCTTCCTACTTCATGGTTTGGAAAATGGACATGATAGGGGCCTAATTGCACATTGGGTACATAATAATCAGTTGAAATAATATGACCGCCACTTTCTAAACAAGCATTTAATCGGTCATAATTACCTATTCTGGCCTCTTCCGTTTCTGAATCTGCCCTGGTTCTGATAATATAACCTTTTCGTGCCAGCTCCTTTATTCGTTGGGTGTTGGATGGTGGTAATGGATCATTTTGCTTGGTAAATGCGCATTCCGGTGTGTCAGGTGATGCATAAATAAACATAACCCTACCTTTTAGTGACGGATGGTTTTGGATATAATCGTCCACTGCACCTCCTTCCATAATAAAAACAACCTTTCCCCTGCATTCTTCCAATAGGGGCCAATCGTTGCTGGTTGCCATTTCATTTAAGGTTGCATGCTTCCCTCTAACCCAATCCGGAGTGATGACACCTTTTAAATCTTTTCCAAATACTGATTTTATTTCTGAATCAATGGAATCACAGGCGGTAGCATCAAATTCCCTGGATCGCTTAAATCCAAGCATTCGAAGAAATCCGCTGCGATTTCCCGGTCCTTCTTCCTTACTTTCAATATTGATGAAGATTGGTAAATGGTTAGGATGTGCATCACTCCATTTCTTAACCGCTTCCAAGGCTTGTTTGAATGTAAAATAATGGGTTTCATAATCTACATCCTTGATGTGTAGAACTTTGAATCCCGGTTTTTTTAATTCTTCAATTTTTGATTTCTTACGAAGCCCAGCCAATCCGTTTAAAGCCCTTTTGTAATATTCTCCACCAATTGGATCATAATAAATATCAATTTCTAATCCTCGAATATTCCAATCGCTGAATTGTGCATCAAAAGGAAGATGAGCATAATTTATTCCACTAGGATCTAAATCCTTCCCCAACAGTTTTTTTATCCGATTCAGATAGCGAATGACTTTTGCAGGTGGGTATTTCTTATAGCTGTTGTGGCTGGCAATTATTTGAATTTGATTCAGATGCAATACCGAGTCTTTTTGTCCGGAGGAATATAAAGCCTGAAGTATTAAAATCAAAAGTAAAATCTGTTTCATTTTAGTATTTCCAGTAATAGTATAAAAGTTTAATCCATTCATTGTTTATCATGATTAATCCGTCTTCATTTTTCCACCAATTCCAATACCTTATTTTATTGTCAGGTGCACCAACCACCCAAAAGTGAATGCCATTTTTTTGGGTTGAATTTCTCAAGGAGTATTTGATTCTTCGGGTATGAAATTCTGAACTGATAATCATAACGGTATCCAATTTATTTCGGTGGCAATAATCAAAAATGATTTGGGCTTCCTCCTTGGTGCTGGTTCCAAATGGCAATAATTCTGTACTGGTTATTGGTATCCCCATTTTTACCAGTGCTTTTTGGGTAACTTCTCCTTCCGAAAATTTAAAACCCATGGCTTCAAAAAGAGGGTGTAGGTTTTTGCCTGTGCAAACTATTTTTTTTATTTGTCCTTTCTTGAAAAGTTCAACCGCTTTTTTTCCTCGGTCAATGCTATTTCCACTTAAAACAAAGGCAACACCACAAGATTGTTCATTATCCTGCGAGATAAGAAATTTAGCAGTAGATTTTAAAATAGGGATCAAACCTAAAATCAATATCAAAGAAATACCCATCAGGAGCATTCCCCATTTTACCAGTGGTCTGTTATACCAGGGGTTTATTGCATCTTGACCTGCCATCAGAAATTGAATTTTTCCAAAATCACCTCAGGACAACGAATCGGACGTCCTGTGCTTTTGTTCACAAAAACCAAGGTGGTCGAACCCTGGTTTATCAATTCATTTTTGGAATTTAAAACCTGGTATTCGAATTTCATACGTGAGCCCGGTTTTTCTTTAACCATGCAGCTTATTTGAAGGTTTTCATCGTAATAGGCCGGGCGAATGTATTTAACTTGCAAATCAATAACAGGCATCATGATGCCTGAATCTTCTAATTCGGCGTAGGAAATGCCCGCAGATCGCATAAGTTCAACCCGTGCTACTTCGTAATATTGGGCATAATTTCCGTAGTACACATAACCCATTCGGTCTGTTTCGCCATAACGGGTTCGTAAGGTGATGGTTTGGGTTATCAAGTTTTTAATTTGCAGCCCAAAGTTAATCTACATCAAAGCGATTTGACAAAATTCCCTAAACTATTTTAGAGAAAATTTAAAGCCTTTTGTTAATCCATCCTGCTGGAAATTAAAATAATAAATTCCTTCTGCTAAGTCGGAGAGGTTCAGTAATTCCTGATGGTCGCCAATTTCTTGCGTTTTGGTTTGGAATTTCACTATTTTTCCCATTGCATCTAAGAGGGTAAAATTGGTTTTTTGGGTAAACTTATTGGTAAAATTGACATGTAAATTTTTTGAATCATCTACAAAGCAATTCAAATGTGTCAGATTACCATCGTTTGATCTAATTCCAACACTGGTATTTACGATGTTAATGGTATAATCTTCGGTTTGGCCTGAATTAAAGGGCATGCAAGCATCACTTGAATACATTAATTCTCCATTAGCACTGCAATTGCGTATTCGCATTTTAGTGGGTCCGGGCAATGCATCTCCCGGAACAAAGAAGGTGGTTGAGGCAGGTGTATTTGCAGTAGAATTTGAAGCAAATTCGATAACCTCTGAACTTGAAAATACATTGTCGTGGTTATAGTCAATCCACCCGAAGATTTGACTATTCTGTGCCGTTGTTACATTTAAGGTGTAGGTATTAAAAGCGTCAAGCGATGCCGTAGTGTATGAGGTAACCGGCCAATTGACATATCCGGTCGTAGTGTTGTCGCATCCGGTATTTTGATTGTTGAGAGTGGTACCAGCAATAGAAACTGTATTAATCACTTCCAACTGATTACAATTGACAGGATGTAGACCTTGGGTGCAATAACCGGGTGAATTCATCTGAATGTTGACATGGTAATCTTCTGTTTCTCCATAAACCAGGTTTGTACAAGGATCAATGCCATTTATTGGTGAATCTTCACATCGGATTCTTAACCTGGTTAAACCTTCAGAAGCTGTTAATGGAAAAGAAACGAGAAATAACATTGGGTTGGTGGTTTGAACTACCTCTCCAAGTCGTTCTTCGAAACTAAAAACACTATCCCGGTTATAATCTAGCCATGCAGTATAGGTAAAACCGGGGTTCATTCCTCCATAAACTCGCATCAAATAGGTTGTACGAGCATACAAAGTTGTTGTCGACACTGAATTGGTAAAATTGGCATAATAGGGGAAGGAGTCGACACCAAGTTGGTTTTCATTTTTCATAGTATTTAAAACAACTCCATTTATATAGTCCATATTTTGGGTTCCAACCGAATACCAAGGAGTGCAATAAACTGCTCCGGGGGAAGTAATATTAACGGTATAATCTTCGGTTTCACCGGGGTAAGTATCCATTACTTCGAAACATGGATGAATGTCTGTAATGCCGTAAGGAATTGCTCTTAGTCTTAATCTTTTTTGTCCGGTTCCAAAATAGGAATGTATTGGAATATTAAATTGAATATGTCCTTGGTAATTGGCCCATACATCAATTAATTCATTGTTTGAAAAAGTATTATCATTATCAAAATCCATAAATACTGCCACTTTACAAATTTGACCAGAAGGAACCTCCACATTCAGTTGGTAGGTTTGTCCCATGGTTAATTGTATTGGTCCAAGGTTGGTGTAATTGCGGTAGGTTTGCCCATCCGTTACACCGGTATTTAGGTTGTTGAATCCATTGATGGATACCCCGTCGATAAAAACCAAACTATCCATATAGGAGAAGGCTCCACCACAATATTGGGCAAAATTGAATTGCCAAATAAAAATTCCAAGAATTGTAAAATTGAACTTTTTCATCCGAGTAGTTGTATGGATGCAAAAATACCAATTCAAGTAAAATTTTAATTCAAAAATTCTGCTTGAATTAAAAGTCTAAACCGGAAAAAATGTCGACTAAGTCAACATCCCTCCACATACATTCAAAACCTGTCCAGTAATGTAGGCCGACAAATCACTTCCTAAAAACAAGCAAGCATTCGCTACATCTTCTCCCTGTCCACCCCGTTTTAATGGTATTTGTTCTCTCCATTGTTCAACCGTTTTTGCATCTAAGGCCTCGGTCATTTCTGTTTCAATAAATCCCGGGGCAATAGCATTGCAACGTATATTCCTTGAACCTAATTCTAAGGCAATTGATTTGGTAAATCCAATAATTCCTGCCTTGGAGGCTGCATAATTGCTTTGTCCGGCATTTCCTTTAACTCCTACCACCGAACTCATATTTATTATGCTTCCCCATCGCTGCTTTAACATAGGTCTTTGGGCTGCCTTGGTTAAATTAAAAACTGATTTTAAATTAACTCTTAACACCTCATCCCATGCCTCTTCCGTAATCCGCATCAATAAATTATCTTTGGTAATTCCAGCGTTATTTACCAAAATGTGCAATGCACCAAAATCTTGTATGACCAAATTCACCAATTGCTCGGCTTGTCCGTAATCCGATGCATCACTGCGATAGGACTTTACCCTTGTTCCGTAAGCCTTTAATTCTTCTTCCAATGCAATCCCTTTCTCCGGCGAACTTAAATAGGTAAAGGCTACATCGGCTCCTTGTTCGGCAAATTTCTTGGCAATTGATTTTCCAATTCCTCTAGAAGCTCCTGTAATTAAGGCTACTTTGCCGCTTAATAGTTTCGTCATGTTCGTTTGTTTGATAGACAAAGGTATTAAAATAAAAAAGCCCCCGCTTAGCAGAGGCTTTGTCGGGCTGACCTGACTCGAACAGGCGACCACCAGCACCCCATGCTGGTACACTACCAACTGTGCTACAGCCCGAAATGTAAGGTTTTGTGAAAATTTCTTAAATCTGAAATTAATCTCAACCCATCAATCAAACAGCCTGATTTGCTGTTAAATTTGCCGCAAAAGTAGAAGTTTATTACCAACTCCAACTATTAGCCGGATTATTACCATAAAAATTAGAAAGAAATACTGTGAATAAATTGAATTACAAGAGTTTATATTTTGTCTGCCTGGCAATTTTTCTTGTTTTCCCTTTATTCTCCCTTGCCGAAGGTTCCGAAAAATTTACCATTTCAGGTTTCGTCAAAGATGCCAAAACGGGAGAAGCTCTCATTGGTGCAAATGTTTTTTTAAAAGAAAACCTCAAAGGCGTTTCAACCAATACTTATGGTTTCTATTCCATTACCATAGAAAAAGGTAATTATACCCTCGTTTGCTCCTACCTTTCTTACAACGAGTTTTCTAAACCCATTCAATTGGATGCAAACGTGTCTGTTAACATCGATTTGATGCCAACCACTCAAGATATGAAGGAGGTGGTGGTTACTTCGGAACGACAAGATAAAAACATCACCAATACCAACATGGGTCAGGTAAAAATGGATATTCAGCAGGTGAAATTATTGCCGTCTTTCATGGGAGAAGTGGATATTCTGAAAACAATTCAACTTCTTCCCGGTGTTAAAGGCTCAGGCGATGGAAGCTCCGGCTTTTATGTGCGTGGTGGTGGCCCCGATCAAAACTTAATCCTTCTGGATGAAGCTGTTGTCTATAATTCTTCTCACTTATTTGGTTTTTTCTCCGTTTTCAATGGCGATGCCGTTAAAAATATGAACCTCATTAAAGGAGGAATGCCAGCCCAATATGGCGGACGACTGGCTTCTGTTCTCGACATAACCATGAAGGAAGGTAATAACCAAAAATTTAAAGTGGATGCCGGTATTGGCTTAATTTCCTCCCGTCTGACCATTCAGGGGCCGATTAAAAAGAATAAAGCTTCTTTCATCCTATCCGGTCGCCGAACCTATATCGATGTCCTGATGAAGCCTTTTATTAGTAAGGATCAACAGTTTTATGGTTCCAGCTACTTCTTCTATGACCTCAATGCCAAATTGAATTATGCCTTTTCCGACAAAGACAAAGTCTTTATCAGTGGCTATTTCGGAAAAGATAAATTTACTTTCCAGGATAACCAGGACCTTGGCTTTAAAGCTGTTCTGCCATACGGAAACGCCACCGCAAGTCTTCGCTGGAACCACTTGTTTAATAGCAAGTTATTTATGAATACCAGCCTCATTTTTACCGATTATAACTTTAAAGTAACCCTGGGTCAGTCCGATTTTAATTTTGGTTTGTATTCCGGTATCAGAGATTACAATGCTAAACTTGATTTTAGTTGGCAACCTACCATACGCCACCATGTTCGTTTTGGACTAAATTATACCTACCACCGGTTCACTCCCAACAATGCAACCGCCGAAGCAGGTGATATTACCTTCGATTTTGGTAAAGTAGAACGGATTTATGGAAATGAATTCGCAGCATACCTGAGCGACGACTTTGATGTAACCGATAAATTCAAAATAAATCTAGGTATCAGGGTTTCCGGTTTTCAACAAATTGGCCCTTTTGAACGTTTTGTGAAGGAAGGAGATAGGGTAGTGGATACCATTCAATATGCCAGAGGTGAACACATTAAGTTTTATATGAGACCGGAACCTCGACTCGCCTTAAATTACATTATCAATAGCAAAAGCTCGGTTAAAGCTGCAGTTACTATGAATTACCAATATCTTCAAGTTGCTAACCTGGCCACCGTTTCCCTGCCTACCGACCTTTGGATTCCTTCTTCCGAGAAAATTAAACCCCAACAAGGGATTCAATATTCTTTGGGATATTTCCGCAATTTTCAAGACAATACCTGGGAAACCTCGGTAGAACTGTATTACAAGGATATGCGCAACCTCATCGAGTTCAAAGATGGAGTAATGCCTTCCAATACTGTCAATGATAACATCGATAACTTACTCACCTTCGGACGGGGTTGGGCTTACGGAGCTGAGTTTTTTGTTCGAAAATCAGTAGGGAAAACAACAGGATGGTTGGGTTATACCTTAAGCTGGACTCAACGCCAGTTCGACGACCTCAACAATGGTAAACCTTTCTTTGCCCGGTACGATCGTCGCCACGATGTGCAATTTACCCTCACTCAGGAACTTAGTAAAAAATGGACCTTCTCTGTTGTTTGGGTATACAGCACTGGGGCTGCATTAACAGTTCCTGTGGCAAGGTATTTTATTGAAGGTAAAGTAATTAATGAATTTGGACAAAGAAATTCCTATAGGATGGCACCTTACCACCGCCTTGATTTGTCTCTTACTTACGTTCACAAAAAAACCGAAAAATGGATGAGCTCCTGGAATTTTTCAGTTTATAATGTTTACAGCAGACAAAATCCTTACTTTATTTATTTCGATACCACCGGCGATCTTTTCAAAGCCGCAGCCGGAATTTCATCCAATGGTAAAGAACCTAGAGATTTTAGAATCAAAGCCAAACAAGTATCTCTTTTCCCTGTTATCCCATCCATCACCTGGAATTTTAGTTTTTAATGAAATCAAGCCTTCGTCATAGCATCCATGGTTTTCCCAGCTTATTCACCGGGCTCTTTTTCCTGGTTGTGTTGTTTAGCGCTTCTTCCTGCACCAAAGAAATTGAGGTGGTTCTTCCTGACGCCGAAAATAAAATAGTTGTGGAAGGCTGGATCGAAAATGACCAATATCCTGTAGTTAAATTATCTCGCAGCGCCGGCTTCTTTGATCCCGTTCCTACGCTGGCAGATACCATCGGTTTCTTGAATTATATTTTGAATGATTTGGTGGTACAAAATGCAACGGTTATTGTCAGCGATGGAATTATTTCCGATACCCTCGTTCCAACCCTTGATATTATTAATTTCTCCAAAGAATACCGCCTTCCTTTGGTTTATCTTGGACATACCATCAAAGGCGAGGTTGGCAAAACCTATACTCTAAAAGTGATGGTCGAAGGCAAAACTCTTACTTCCTCTACCCGTATTCCGGAGCTAATTTATATGGATACCTTGTATTGGAAACCGGATATCAGCGATGATGGGGTGGGTTTTCCATGGACAAAGTTTCAAGATCCTGATACCTTGGGCAATGCCTATCGAATTTTTACCCGCAGAGGTGGCTACGATGAGCCTTATGTAGCTCCCATCGGAAATGAATTCGACGATTATTTTGTGAATGGTACAGCATTCGATTTTCCGTTTAACCGGGGCTCTCAATTATCCGACGATACGCTTCAAAACGATGCCGAAGACCGAATTCGGGGAAAATACCTCAAAGGTGATACGATGGATATTAAATTTTGCACCATGGACAAGGCTTCCTACGATTTTTGGCGTACATTCAGTATTAGCCGTCAAAGCAATGGAAGTCCTTTTGCAGCTCCAATTAACTTAAAATCGAATATCTCCGGAAAGGGTGGTATCGGAATTTGGTCAGGTTATGGAGCTACTTTCAAAAAGGCTGTTGCTCAATAAGTTGCAGAAGTATTTAATGTGTATTTATTGCTTTTTGGCGGGTCCCATTCGCACTAAAATTGTGGCTTTTCCCCTACTGTTTTCTGGCTCATGGTCGGGCTATCGGCTGTAGTCCTCGTCGCACAGAGCCACGAAAGTGTTCGTGGCTCTGTGCTCCTGTGGGCTACTTGCCTCTATCCCTACCCGACACGTAATACGAACTTTTGTGCTTGGGTACTAAAGGTTAGGGATGTCTTCCTTTTTTAATTCAAAGTGATCTTCTTCCTCTTTTAACTTTTTAACCAAATTTACTCCTGCCGGTACCACATCGCAACAAACCGTAATGAATGAACCCGGTTTTGCATGTTTGATGGCATGGGTAATTGCTTCTGCCTCAGTTTTAATATGACTCACCTTTTTGGTTTTATCAACGCCTTCAATTCCTTCCTTGAGCAAGGCAATAATTTCTTCTTCCGATCTGCCGCGTAAATTCTTGTCTTGGCGTATGATTATTTCATCAAACATCTGGGCCGAAATTCGCCCTATGTCTCGAATGTCTTCATCCCTGCGATCGCCTACTCCGGCAATAATTCCAACTTTATGGGTGGCTTCGGTTTTTTCAAGAAACCTGGCAATTGCCTGAAATCCGGCTGCATTGTGGGCATAATCCAACATTACCTGGAAGTTTTTGAATTGGAAAATGTTCAACCTTCCCGGGGTTTGTGTTGGTGAAGGAATAAAGGTTTCCAAAGCCAATCGCATATCTTCAATTTTGAAGTTACGAATAAATCCTGCTAAAATGGTGGGCAACACATTCTGAATCATAAAAGCGGCTCTTCCTCGCATGGTTAAAGGAACATCAACCACTTTGGCAACCCTAATTTTCCAAGTGCCTTTGCACAATGTGAACCAACCATCTTCTACAATGGCTGCGAGCTTGCCTTGATTGGTAT
Proteins encoded in this window:
- a CDS encoding DUF4249 domain-containing protein, which encodes MKSSLRHSIHGFPSLFTGLFFLVVLFSASSCTKEIEVVLPDAENKIVVEGWIENDQYPVVKLSRSAGFFDPVPTLADTIGFLNYILNDLVVQNATVIVSDGIISDTLVPTLDIINFSKEYRLPLVYLGHTIKGEVGKTYTLKVMVEGKTLTSSTRIPELIYMDTLYWKPDISDDGVGFPWTKFQDPDTLGNAYRIFTRRGGYDEPYVAPIGNEFDDYFVNGTAFDFPFNRGSQLSDDTLQNDAEDRIRGKYLKGDTMDIKFCTMDKASYDFWRTFSISRQSNGSPFAAPINLKSNISGKGGIGIWSGYGATFKKAVAQ
- a CDS encoding TonB-dependent receptor encodes the protein MNYKSLYFVCLAIFLVFPLFSLAEGSEKFTISGFVKDAKTGEALIGANVFLKENLKGVSTNTYGFYSITIEKGNYTLVCSYLSYNEFSKPIQLDANVSVNIDLMPTTQDMKEVVVTSERQDKNITNTNMGQVKMDIQQVKLLPSFMGEVDILKTIQLLPGVKGSGDGSSGFYVRGGGPDQNLILLDEAVVYNSSHLFGFFSVFNGDAVKNMNLIKGGMPAQYGGRLASVLDITMKEGNNQKFKVDAGIGLISSRLTIQGPIKKNKASFILSGRRTYIDVLMKPFISKDQQFYGSSYFFYDLNAKLNYAFSDKDKVFISGYFGKDKFTFQDNQDLGFKAVLPYGNATASLRWNHLFNSKLFMNTSLIFTDYNFKVTLGQSDFNFGLYSGIRDYNAKLDFSWQPTIRHHVRFGLNYTYHRFTPNNATAEAGDITFDFGKVERIYGNEFAAYLSDDFDVTDKFKINLGIRVSGFQQIGPFERFVKEGDRVVDTIQYARGEHIKFYMRPEPRLALNYIINSKSSVKAAVTMNYQYLQVANLATVSLPTDLWIPSSEKIKPQQGIQYSLGYFRNFQDNTWETSVELYYKDMRNLIEFKDGVMPSNTVNDNIDNLLTFGRGWAYGAEFFVRKSVGKTTGWLGYTLSWTQRQFDDLNNGKPFFARYDRRHDVQFTLTQELSKKWTFSVVWVYSTGAALTVPVARYFIEGKVINEFGQRNSYRMAPYHRLDLSLTYVHKKTEKWMSSWNFSVYNVYSRQNPYFIYFDTTGDLFKAAAGISSNGKEPRDFRIKAKQVSLFPVIPSITWNFSF